A region of Sugiyamaella lignohabitans strain CBS 10342 chromosome A, complete sequence DNA encodes the following proteins:
- the AGE2 gene encoding Age2p (ADP-ribosylation factor (ARF) GTPase activating protein (GAP) effector; involved in Trans-Golgi-Network (TGN) transport; contains C2C2H2 cysteine/histidine motif; GO_component: GO:0005794 - Golgi apparatus [Evidence IEA,IEA]; GO_component: GO:0030136 - clathrin-coated vesicle [Evidence IDA] [PMID 14562095]; GO_component: GO:0005737 - cytoplasm [Evidence IEA,IEA]; GO_function: GO:0008060 - ARF GTPase activator activity [Evidence IEA]; GO_function: GO:0008060 - ARF GTPase activator activity [Evidence IDA] [PMID 12627398]; GO_function: GO:0008060 - ARF GTPase activator activity [Evidence IGI,ISS] [PMID 9677411]; GO_function: GO:0005096 - GTPase activator activity [Evidence IEA]; GO_function: GO:0046872 - metal ion binding [Evidence IEA]; GO_function: GO:0008270 - zinc ion binding [Evidence IEA]; GO_process: GO:0006888 - ER to Golgi vesicle-mediated transport [Evidence IGI,ISS] [PMID 9677411]; GO_process: GO:0006891 - intra-Golgi vesicle-mediated transport [Evidence IGI,ISS] [PMID 9677411]; GO_process: GO:0043547 - positive regulation of GTPase activity [Evidence IEA,IEA]; GO_process: GO:0032312 - regulation of ARF GTPase activity [Evidence IEA]), with the protein MPSSSYLPSYGGGAGRRSSGSSSISSSASSSAAAKKASAERNQQVLRTLLNDPGNKFCGDCKTSGHPRWASWSIGIFLCIRYVIHLSKYYLWVVLRLLDSWTVCTNDAYSCSGIHRSMGTHISKVRSIDLDSWSDEQIENMVKWGNKRANLYWEHKLPANYIPDDSKIANFIRTKYDLKRWVMSGGIPDPATLGEPEASQNDSTPLSEVKSRLTGDSNLKPAVPSKVNKAASSASSANLIPDLLGDPVAPSPSVQRTTASSSNFVTANKSTSVPPAVPAKNDLLGGLGFPSTTPAPEASPVSSPTSAPGQTSGPTPPQKSDSLLGLDFSAPNSGAARPAQQTNQRTTQQSRPDLKKSILSLYASAASRPANPIASVNNTSAFDTLTTQTSGLSLGGASQPINAFGNPGFGGSANTETSGLNLNNYMTNPGSGSAPPFSNLNNNNSSSNTDKSSIHVNNSNKTNVNLFDNLISGSSSSAWASTPSGHTVHARKPSVDDEWASFSSAPPTKPVSSSTGEDDLFQNVWS; encoded by the coding sequence ATGccttcatcatcatacCTCCCTTCATACGGGGGTGGAGCGGGAAGACGGAGTTCAGGTTCCTCGTCAATTTCATCATCGGCCTCCagctcagcagcagctaaGAAGGCTTCTGCCGAACGGAACCAGCAAGTTCTTCGTACGCTGTTAAATGACCCTGGTAACAAATTTTGCGGAGATTGCAAGACTTCTGGACACCCTCGCTGGGCCAGCTGGagcattggcattttcTTGTGTATCCGGTATGTTATCCATCTTTCTAAATATTATCTCTGGGTAGTTTTAAGATTGTTAGATTCGTGGACTGTTTGTACTAACGATGCCTATAGTTGTTCAGGAATTCATCGTAGCATGGGAACACATATTAGTAAGGTAAGATCAATTGATTTAGACAGTTGGTCAGACGaacaaattgaaaatatgGTCAAATGGGGAAATAAACGAGCAAACTTGTACTGGGAACACAAGTTACCTGCTAACTATATCCCCGACGATAGTAAAATAGCGAATTTCATACGTACAAAGTACGATTTGAAGAGATGGGTCATGTCCGGTGGTATTCCGGATCCAGCGACCCTGGGTGAACCAGAAGCATCTCAAAACGATAGTACACCACTTTCTGAAGTCAAAAGTCGTCTCACGGGTGATTCAAATTTAAAGCCGGCTGTACCTTCAAAAGTTAACAAGGCTGCTAGTTCGGCCTCCTCTGCTAATCTAATCCCTGACTTGTTAGGTGATCCAGTCGCACCTAGCCCTTCTGTCCAGAGAACCACTGCCAGTTCATCCAATTTTGTAACGGCAAATAAGTCTACTTCCGTGCCGCCTGCTGTACCTGCGAAGAATGATTTACTTGGAGGACTTGGTTTTCCAAGTACTACTCCTGCTCCTGAGGCATCGCCGGTCTCAAGTCCGACTTCAGCCCCAGGACAAACTTCAGGCCCAACACCACCTCAAAAATCTGATAGCTTGTTAGGACTTGATTTTTCAGCACCTAATTCAGGTGCTGCTAGACCTGCTCAGCAAACCAATCAACGGACTACCCAACAGTCAAGGCCAGATCtgaaaaaatcaatctTATCTTTGTatgcatctgctgcttcgcGACCTGCTAATCCTATTGCATCGGTTAATAACACTTCTGCTTTTGACACGCTCACGACACAGACAAGTGGCTTGTCTCTAGGTGGAGCGTCGCAACCCATTAATGCGTTCGGTAATCCAGGATTTGGTGGTTCGGCTAACACGGAAACGTCCGGTTTGAATCTCAATAATTACATGACAAACCCCGGTTCGGGGTCGGCTCCACCGTTTTCTAATctcaacaataacaacagtTCTAGTAATACCGACAAGAGCTCTATTCATGTCAATAATAGCAATAAGACGAATGTCAATCTTTTTGACAACCTCATATCAGGCAGTAGTTCTTCAGCATGGGCTTCCACACCATCTGGACATACTGTCCATGCACGGAAGCCATCAGTAGATGATGAGTGGGCCTCGTTCTCATCAGCCCCTCCAACTAAACCAGTGTCATCCTCCACAGGAGAAGACGATTTGTTTCAGAATGTTTGGAGCTAG
- the SCL1 gene encoding proteasome core particle subunit alpha 1 (Alpha 1 subunit of the 20S proteasome; involved in the degradation of ubiquitinated substrates; 20S proteasome is the core complex of the 26S proteasome; essential for growth; detected in the mitochondria; GO_component: GO:0005737 - cytoplasm [Evidence IEA,IEA]; GO_component: GO:0005737 - cytoplasm [Evidence IC] [PMID 9087403]; GO_component: GO:0005739 - mitochondrion [Evidence IDA] [PMID 14576278]; GO_component: GO:0005739 - mitochondrion [Evidence IDA] [PMID 16823961]; GO_component: GO:0042175 - nuclear outer membrane-endoplasmic reticulum membrane network [Evidence IC] [PMID 9087403]; GO_component: GO:0005634 - nucleus [Evidence IEA,IEA]; GO_component: GO:0005634 - nucleus [Evidence IC] [PMID 9087403]; GO_component: GO:0000502 - proteasome complex [Evidence IEA]; GO_component: GO:0005839 - proteasome core complex [Evidence IEA]; GO_component: GO:0019773 - proteasome core complex, alpha-subunit complex [Evidence IEA]; GO_component: GO:0019773 - proteasome core complex, alpha-subunit complex [Evidence IDA] [PMID 9087403]; GO_component: GO:0034515 - proteasome storage granule [Evidence IC] [PMID 9087403]; GO_function: GO:0004175 - endopeptidase activity [Evidence IEA]; GO_function: GO:0016787 - hydrolase activity [Evidence IEA]; GO_function: GO:0003674 - molecular_function [Evidence ND]; GO_function: GO:0008233 - peptidase activity [Evidence IEA]; GO_function: GO:0004298 - threonine-type endopeptidase activity [Evidence IEA,IEA]; GO_process: GO:0010499 - proteasomal ubiquitin-independent protein catabolic process [Evidence IDA] [PMID 19162040]; GO_process: GO:0043161 - proteasome-mediated ubiquitin-dependent protein catabolic process [Evidence IDA] [PMID 11545745]; GO_process: GO:0043161 - proteasome-mediated ubiquitin-dependent protein catabolic process [Evidence IDA] [PMID 19029916]; GO_process: GO:0006508 - proteolysis [Evidence IEA]; GO_process: GO:0051603 - proteolysis involved in cellular protein catabolic process [Evidence IEA]; GO_process: GO:0006511 - ubiquitin-dependent protein catabolic process [Evidence IEA]), with amino-acid sequence MPCDVLAKRLANINQIYTQRAYMRPLGVAITLISVDDELGPSLYKCDPAGYFVGYKATSTGPKQQEAMNYLEKKLKKKEHAPGDWKQVVELAITTLSNVLAVDFRKNDIEIGVVGIDGSDKFRKLTVDEIDERLVAIAEQD; translated from the coding sequence ATGCCTTGTGACGTTCTGGCCAAGCGACTGGCTAATATCAACCAGATTTATACCCAGAGGGCATATATGAGACCATTGGGTGTTGCCATTACCCTGATTTCCGTTGACGACGAATTGGGGCCCTCTCTTTACAAGTGCGACCCCGCTGGATACTTTGTTGGTTACAAGGCTACTTCTACGGGACCCAAACAACAAGAAGCGATGAATTACCTCGAGAAGAaattaaagaaaaaagagcaTGCACCTGGTGACTGGAAGCAGGTTGTTGAGCTAGCCATTACAACCTTGTCAAATGTCCTTGCTGTGGATTTCCGCAAAAATGATATCGAGATTGGTGTGGTGGGTATCGATGGTTCAGACAAGTTTAGAAAACTGACTGTAGACGAGATCGATGAGCGTCTTGTTGCAATTGCTGAGCAAGATTAG